A window of Candidatus Nitrospira allomarina genomic DNA:
ATCGTCGTCCCAATTCGGTTCGAACAAACCCCACTGCGCTTTTTAAACCGGGACCCGTCACCTGATCAAAATGGGCTTGATCCAAAGTGGTCACATATATCCGTGCAATTTTGAGATCAGCCGTCATCTTCACACCTGTCACGGTCACAAATTGGATACGGGGATCTTTCGTTTTTCTGGCAAGAATCTCTGCCACTTCCATCCGGATCTGATCGGCAACCCGCGTTGCCCGACTACTATTAATTTTTGCCATGACGTGAAAAAATAATGGGAGCTTACAAGACTTCAATCTGGGATCGTAAAATCTCGAGGGAGGGATTTGATCGTATAAAGTT
This region includes:
- the rbfA gene encoding 30S ribosome-binding factor RbfA, which produces MAKINSSRATRVADQIRMEVAEILARKTKDPRIQFVTVTGVKMTADLKIARIYVTTLDQAHFDQVTGPGLKSAVGFVRTELGRRLNLRYTPELVFYRDTSAEYGNRMEKLLDSLHQESGDSGETEASSSLPKKSESIEG